The proteins below come from a single Lactobacillus johnsonii genomic window:
- a CDS encoding DUF3397 domain-containing protein: protein MNFLLIFLIPLCGIIVAAFLVKLFPKAQFSGYDILPFFFIVACQLLTQETKQPSFLPYGFLLYFILVVIVSIYTAIKNKNISVGKTFGMLWHYLAASSIVWYVGLLILLLL, encoded by the coding sequence ATGAATTTTTTGCTTATCTTTTTAATTCCTTTATGTGGAATTATCGTTGCTGCTTTTCTAGTGAAATTATTTCCTAAGGCTCAATTTAGTGGTTATGACATTTTGCCTTTTTTCTTTATTGTTGCTTGTCAGTTATTAACTCAAGAAACAAAGCAGCCATCTTTTTTACCGTATGGATTTTTACTTTACTTTATTTTAGTTGTAATTGTTTCAATTTATACTGCAATTAAAAACAAAAACATTTCGGTGGGTAAGACATTTGGAATGTTATGGCACTATTTAGCAGCATCATCCATTGTTTGGTACGTTGGTCTCTTAATTTTGCTTTTACTATAA
- a CDS encoding DUF4044 domain-containing protein yields MRKRKKKSGFQKLTIIMAWFMAVITLLGVVATALIGTGVFQF; encoded by the coding sequence ATGAGAAAACGTAAGAAAAAATCTGGATTTCAAAAGTTAACTATTATTATGGCCTGGTTTATGGCAGTTATCACCCTTCTTGGGGTAGTAGCTACTGCTTTAATTGGAACTGGTGTCTTTCAATTTTAA
- the mreD gene encoding rod shape-determining protein MreD has protein sequence MAELRRWYVAIALFVALILDGVLAYNLQTFIFHRGFSGSCWLTIIGITLISLCDDKNDADIWLCLGLGLIADLYYLGIIGIYTVAFPLICFIIQQSARFLPEVFWFRLLICLVTYLCVSAYVFLMFNMVGIIQLSFASFSRSILPNLLWCLILVLCTYWFWVKLAEEYPFLKKEYYF, from the coding sequence ATGGCAGAATTACGTCGATGGTATGTTGCCATTGCTTTGTTTGTGGCATTAATTCTAGATGGAGTATTAGCTTATAATTTACAGACTTTTATCTTTCATCGAGGTTTTTCTGGAAGTTGTTGGTTAACAATTATTGGGATTACCTTAATTTCTCTATGCGATGATAAAAATGATGCTGATATTTGGCTCTGCTTAGGATTAGGCCTTATTGCGGATCTATACTATTTAGGAATTATTGGAATTTATACTGTAGCTTTTCCTTTAATCTGTTTTATTATTCAGCAAAGTGCTCGCTTTCTTCCAGAAGTATTCTGGTTTAGATTATTAATCTGTTTAGTTACTTATTTATGCGTAAGTGCTTATGTGTTTTTGATGTTTAATATGGTAGGCATAATCCAATTGTCTTTTGCTAGTTTTTCACGTAGTATTTTGCCTAATTTACTATGGTGCTTAATTCTTGTTTTATGTACTTATTGGTTCTGGGTAAAACTAGCTGAAGAGTATCCATTTTTGAAAAAAGAATACTATTTCTAA
- the mreC gene encoding rod shape-determining protein MreC, translated as MKKFLKNKKLLTIFVLVILVLSMLSISVRLRNRRQSPFLVQKIGNDTVSIVTRVVNWPINLISNGAANVEDLFNTQAENDHLKKQVDNLAQTKARNSSLEAENTQLKQALKLKKTLTDYTIINGSVISRAADTWSDLLIIDQGSRAGVKKNMPVMAGKGVIGRVVEVNSTTSKVELITTTDKSTNKFAVEADAANGKKVHGVISVVGNNQIAFTQVVDGQKLKKGTRVYTSGMGGLSPKGLLIGTVKKTTRDTFGLSDVVEIQPAGNLNDPSVVSVIKRKVEE; from the coding sequence ATGAAAAAATTTCTCAAAAACAAAAAGTTATTGACAATTTTTGTCCTAGTTATTTTAGTTTTAAGTATGTTATCTATTTCTGTTCGCTTACGTAATAGGAGACAATCACCTTTTTTAGTTCAAAAAATTGGTAATGATACGGTTTCCATAGTAACCCGAGTAGTTAATTGGCCAATTAACTTAATTTCTAATGGGGCGGCTAATGTAGAAGATCTGTTTAATACTCAAGCTGAAAACGATCATTTAAAAAAGCAAGTTGATAATCTTGCTCAAACTAAGGCTCGAAATAGTTCACTTGAAGCTGAGAACACTCAGTTAAAGCAAGCTTTAAAATTAAAGAAAACTTTGACGGACTATACAATTATTAATGGTTCGGTGATTTCTCGTGCTGCAGATACTTGGTCAGATTTATTAATTATTGATCAAGGTTCAAGAGCAGGTGTTAAGAAGAATATGCCTGTTATGGCAGGTAAAGGTGTAATTGGACGGGTTGTTGAGGTAAATAGTACTACTTCAAAGGTCGAACTGATTACTACAACTGATAAATCAACAAATAAATTTGCTGTAGAAGCTGATGCAGCTAATGGTAAAAAAGTTCATGGAGTAATTTCTGTTGTTGGAAATAATCAAATAGCATTTACCCAAGTAGTTGATGGTCAAAAATTGAAGAAAGGAACCCGAGTTTATACTAGTGGAATGGGTGGCCTATCTCCAAAAGGTCTCTTAATAGGAACAGTTAAGAAAACAACCCGGGATACTTTTGGCTTATCAGATGTTGTCGAAATTCAACCAGCAGGTAACCTTAACGATCCATCAGTTGTATCTGTAATTAAAAGAAAGGTTGAAGAGTAA
- a CDS encoding rod shape-determining protein, translated as MFGLGSKNIGIDLGTANTLVYIEGKGIVLREPSVVAKNTQTGEVIAVGSEAKEMIGRTPGSIVAIRPMKDGVIADYDTTAAMLKYFMEKTVGNSKPAAMICVPSGVTEVEKRAVIDAARVAGAREAYVIEEPFAAAIGAGLPVMDPTGSMVVDIGGGTTDVATISLGGIVSSRSTRMAGDKFNSSIATYIHQNYNLLIGERTAETIKIQIASASVEKAKEIESMNIRGRDLVTGLPKSIDINAEDVAKAIQEVVQNIIVAIKETLEETSPEIAADVIDHGIVLTGGGALLKNLPEVISDATKVPVFIAQDPLDCVAIGTGESLKNIEVMRKRR; from the coding sequence GTGTTTGGATTAGGATCTAAAAATATTGGGATTGATTTGGGAACTGCCAACACACTCGTTTATATTGAAGGTAAAGGTATTGTCTTACGTGAACCTTCTGTTGTTGCTAAGAATACTCAAACGGGTGAAGTTATTGCAGTTGGTTCCGAAGCCAAAGAGATGATTGGTAGAACTCCTGGATCAATTGTTGCTATTCGACCAATGAAAGATGGAGTAATTGCAGATTACGATACAACTGCTGCTATGCTTAAGTATTTCATGGAAAAAACAGTTGGTAATTCAAAACCAGCTGCAATGATTTGTGTACCATCAGGTGTAACTGAAGTTGAAAAGAGAGCTGTTATTGATGCAGCTAGAGTTGCTGGTGCACGTGAAGCATACGTAATTGAAGAACCATTTGCTGCAGCTATTGGTGCTGGCCTTCCTGTTATGGATCCAACAGGTTCAATGGTTGTTGATATTGGTGGGGGAACTACTGATGTGGCAACTATCTCATTAGGTGGTATTGTTTCATCTCGTTCTACTAGAATGGCAGGAGATAAGTTTAATAGTTCAATTGCAACTTATATTCATCAAAATTACAACTTATTAATTGGTGAAAGAACTGCTGAAACTATTAAGATTCAAATTGCTTCTGCTTCAGTTGAAAAGGCAAAAGAAATTGAATCAATGAATATTCGTGGACGTGATTTAGTCACAGGATTACCAAAGTCAATTGATATTAATGCAGAAGATGTTGCAAAAGCTATTCAAGAAGTAGTTCAAAATATAATTGTAGCAATTAAAGAAACTTTGGAAGAAACATCTCCAGAAATTGCTGCTGATGTTATTGACCATGGTATCGTATTAACCGGTGGTGGAGCTCTTTTGAAGAACTTACCGGAAGTTATTTCAGATGCTACTAAAGTTCCAGTCTTTATTGCTCAAGATCCACTTGATTGTGTTGCAATTGGTACCGGTGAATCTCTCAAAAATATTGAAGTTATGCGTAAGAGACGTTAA
- a CDS encoding JAB domain-containing protein encodes MKKEELLQTDVDLIKKLAESLEKKDILTFNSLFRKLDEVGISSFKELWQFAASPSCNDEVAILLQLLLERVKSVNNKKIESFYSSSQVGCYIADKLCGRPQEELYGIYLDSKNKIIAEKLIFQGTVNRAVAHPRDIFRWAVIYNSTAFFVAHNHPSGDEQPSQHDLRFTKKLAEASKCMGIDFLDHFIVTDNTYLSFRETELL; translated from the coding sequence ATGAAAAAAGAAGAATTATTGCAGACTGATGTTGATTTAATAAAGAAATTAGCTGAATCGTTAGAGAAAAAAGATATTCTTACATTTAATAGTTTATTTAGAAAACTAGATGAGGTAGGGATCAGTAGCTTTAAGGAACTATGGCAATTTGCTGCTAGCCCAAGTTGCAATGATGAGGTAGCAATTTTACTTCAATTGTTATTGGAGCGCGTAAAGAGCGTCAATAATAAGAAAATTGAGAGTTTTTACTCAAGTTCACAAGTAGGATGCTATATCGCGGATAAATTATGTGGCCGTCCGCAAGAAGAGCTATATGGGATTTATCTGGATTCAAAAAATAAGATAATTGCTGAAAAATTAATTTTTCAGGGAACGGTAAATAGAGCAGTTGCTCATCCCCGAGATATCTTTCGATGGGCTGTCATTTATAATAGTACTGCCTTTTTTGTAGCACATAATCATCCTAGTGGGGATGAACAGCCATCGCAGCATGATTTGCGTTTTACCAAGAAGCTGGCAGAGGCAAGTAAATGTATGGGAATTGATTTCTTAGATCATTTTATTGTGACAGATAATACCTATTTAAGCTTTCGAGAGACTGAACTTCTTTAA